ttgtggtaggtcagcttcacaacttaaggCTGCAATCTaacctgttggaaagaataaaagtcgctcagatgacggatccaaaGTCAGTAAAGATcggagatgaggtgttggctggtcaagccaaggatttttcagtgtcagacaacgggatgcttttgtataaagctagggtttgtgtttcgagtagtgtggaactcaagaatgagatctttgaggaggctcattctaccccgttttctctacatcccggcaccactaagatgtaccaagatttgaaaccgtacttctggtggagcggtatgaagaagaatttggtagaattcgtatcgagatgcctcacctgtcagcagattaaggctgaacatcagagaccagcagggttgttgcagcctctaaccctaccagaatggaaatgtgAAGATATCACGAtagattttgtggtcgggttacctaggaccacgggtttatttgattccatctgggtagtggtggatcgatttacgaaatctgctctttttctgccggttagaacaacattttcagtggatcagttggcagaattgtatgttagagagatcgtaagacttcacggggtaccgaagtctattgtttcggatagggatccgaaattcacctccaaattttggcaaggtttgcaacgagcaatgggtacaaagctgaaattcagtacagcatttcatcctcagacagatggtcagtccgaaaggacaattcagatattggaggacatgttgagagcctatGTTATGGAccttgaaggctcatggaataagtatctaccgttgatagaattttcttacaacaacagttaccagagtacgatagggatggctccctatgaactgttatacggtaggaaatgtagatctcccatcctctgggatgagacaggggagagaaaatacttaggtccagagtcagtgcaacggaccaatgaggcaatagagaagataaaatctagaatgcttgcctcacagagtagacagaagagttacgcagatccgaaacgcagagatgttgagttccaagtaggggaacatgtgtttttacgggtatctccgatgaaggggatcaaacgtttcgggaaaagaggcaagttatgccctagatttacaggacctttcgagattctcgagaagataagtcaagtggcatatcggttagcattgcctccagccttatcagcagttcacaacgtattccatgtcttgatgttgagaaaatacgtttcagatccctctcatatactcagttatgagagcctagaactaacgacggacatgacttatgaggaacagccagtgcagatcctggatagaaaggataaagtccttcggaataagaccatagcattggtcaaagttctctggagaaacagcaaggtggaggaagccacctgggagctagaatcagatatgagagctcaatatccagagttattaaggttagatttcggggacgaaatccttttaaggggggaatagttgtaaagaccgcttagtttaatttggaaattagcagttaattatgtttaattatgaaattatttatagctatttaaataattatttatactgttattattgaattctgagatgcatttttatgtcagttAGTAGTTGTCAtaattgggacggtttattagacattgggaatgtcgggaatggccgggaatttggaattcccaaaatacccctttagtgttagttatgctattttagtgagaaggggcaaaatggtcattttgccccattgttattttgtcgTTTTGTGGACTTTATGTTgtgaaaatatgtgattatgtgggtttattatttattgtgttggctgaaatgagttaaTAAAACCATTATTTTATCCACTTTTTCAAAAGataagaaattgaaaaaaagaagcatatctctctctctcttcaaactctctctctcgtttttcCCTTAAGAACCCAGCTAGGGTTGGTGAATTTGCTGCTTCATCTATGGATTTCAATCAAATTCTTTGTAATCTTTAATCTAGGTAAGGTCCTTAGCTCTTTCcttcttattttcttgaattgtaagaaaagaaatCATGCATGTAATGGAGTTTAGTTGCTGTTGTGGCTGTGGTTGTTTGTTGTTGATCTCTGAAGTTAGAATatgatttaaaatgttgattcaagcatgattGTGTTGGTGATTTTTTGGTTTTATCAAGCTATGAAAATTTTACCCAAAACTATGttttttcaaagaaattgaTGAATCAGTTGCTGCTCTTATTGTTGttgcttgttgttgttttctgagattattttatgcatatctaggaagatttgagttggtttggatgcttgtttgttagatttaaccaagtttgagttttgaactcaaagcttggagctttaatggtggattttgattttgtgcatgaagctttgttttatcacttggaaaatgtttattagggtctaattagcaggtctggaaagtttggttgagtttggaaacgttttggttggagaattgatttttgtgggttttctgggtaaaaccggctaatcggttttacactgcttgtaaaaccggttacccggattttgtagtagggtgagaaaccggtttttctcaactggtcgtttcgtgctagtttcaggttttcaggcagtttgtttcctgctagtttggggtatttttgtattatgttacagtaggttaagtttggttttaaaacctttgtcccggttgtgatttagcatgtcacttatcggtgttgtgatttttacggtttaggagcctgtaattcgccgagctgatagttccactcaggttgaccggcacacctgaatttggaatcgaggtaagattagtataacagtatgcatatgtagattacatgtttagcgagcatgtaggaagcctgttagattacattagttgtatgttggcttcgaaccatccaaccctgtcacgtcggtacaggctggagtatgaccgacggcggagtatgaccagttcgacctatcaggctgacacttggttggtggttccgtactattgacgtatcccgtcggtacaggctggagtatgaccagcagccggagtatgaccggttcgaccaatCAGGTGGATAtggtaacacgtcggtacaggctggagtatgaccagcagccggagtatgaccggttcgaccgatcaggttgttacttgtcaatagtaccgtccctatgaacgttcagaactcggtaccatgttggacatggcagtagtggctcagtaccgtgttggacacggcagtagcgggactcagtatcgtgttggacacggcagttagggttgtgatcaggggtatgggcgtctgatcatgaccgggatttatgtatgagtattattatgcttttcttactgagtcggtcgactcacagttctacgtttatgtgtaggtaaaggcaaggctaaagctgaaggaccgtgagcgagcttatgaaggttgtacatgtcggggcggttaggcctggagcgtacgatcatcgggacaacgaggctgattttgtaactggtcgctaggcaacatttattttgtataaacagttaaacctttttgtaaatgattttgtaatcgggatcccgagtcttttgtaatattattttataagtttaattaaaaagcaaaaattttaattaatcacgttttccataaacctcgttgattagcaacgagctgcacaacatgtttaaaaatcacgtaatacgcctatgctagttagggtgttacaaggtTAGTCCAGTTGTGCAGGCACAGCTGGACAAACTAAAGAGTATGTTCCAAGACATGCCCTGGCAAAGAAACAACGATCTTGAGCTAGACCGAGCACGTGGAACCCCTTTTTCTCCCGAGATCAATCTCCTGGCGTTAccccacaagtttaaaatgccaacCTGGAAAATGTACACTggaagagaagatcctctctcccacctcaagtatttcgagatgcaaatggatctgCAAGGAGTACGAGGAGATGTGTGTTGCAGAATTTTTCCTGCTACCCTCTCAGAAGCCGCTCAACAGTGGTATTTCAAGCTGGCCCCTGGAAAGTTCAACTCATGGAAAGCCTTCTATTCacaattccatgcacaattctcctcctctCGCCAACTTCTATTGCATCTAGGAGACATGGTCGAAGTCAAGCAAAGACCAGGCGAGCCtctccgggcatacatcagcagattcatgacggaggcgACCAAGGTTTCACGAGTAACTGAAGATGGAATGTTgtccgcgatactggggggcattgaagtccttggtgaactttggaaggaCATAAGAAAGAAAAGCCCGGTAGACTCAATGAGCAATTTTGTTGACCATgctgaaggcttcatcaagcttgAAGAAGCTATtcagcgagcagaaggtgagcaaaagcgtGGCAAGTCAAAAGCTCCTTCCACTGGAACGTTCGGCCAATTCCCCCATTACCCAAATAATTTAAGCTCGAATGGTAAACgttccaacaacaacaatagGCAAGGAAATGGGAAGAAGGGAACGTTCACCGGCAATACTGAGCAAGCTCCCTAGGAGAATCAAGCAAAGTACACTACATTTACCATCTTGACTGAGGATATAGAAAGTGTCTACATGGCCACTCAATTGATAGCCCCGTATAAGAAGCCCGcacccatgaagaaagatgttAGCAAGAGAGACATGACCAAATTTTGTCGTTTTCACGGAGACTATggccacgacaccaacgaatgcaACAATCTGAGGATGGAAATTGAATTCCTGATAAGGAAAAATAACCCACACTTACGGAAGTATGTAAAGACCGATCAGAGTCAGAGGAACGACATTGACCAAGACTTGCTACCTCCACCGGTAGACAGACATTTGCAAATTATCATTGGAGGTCCACACATAGCTGGAGTAACAAgcaaagctcgggagaggtatgcccgaacagcTTATCACAAGCAACAAGAAGTTATCCTGGCCATAGAAGAAAGTTAGCCCAAAATCCCACGGGCAAGAGGGCCTACCATGACCTTCAACGACGAAGATGTTGTCAAAATCAGGTTTCTGCACAATGACCCATTGGTCGTGGAGGTATAGATAGCAAACAAGATGGTGGCCATAACCATGATtgataatggagcctcttccaatatcttgttcaaaacttcttatgaaaagatgggactccaGCTCAAGGATCTAGCCACATGTCTCCtgcctgtctatggtttctccggctAAGGAGTCACACCTCTGGGACAAATTcgtctacccctcactgttggacaagctccgacgagcatgaCTATTATGGCACAATTCCTGGTATTAGATGTTCCTTCAGgctttaacgtaatgctaggccATCCAGctttgtatgacttaaaggctgtcacatcgatattccactcgtgcctgaagtttccaacaaagaatggggtagggtgtctgagAGAAAACCAGCAGACTGCTcgagaatgttataaccttgcaatggccaaggctaagaaggaagtatcctctaaccagagcacagacaagggaaaaaacatttccAAGTAGGGAGTCTCCCAAGGcagggatgaagatgtggatcctcgacttggggacccaagtagcaatgttggacctgttg
This Cannabis sativa cultivar Pink pepper isolate KNU-18-1 chromosome 6, ASM2916894v1, whole genome shotgun sequence DNA region includes the following protein-coding sequences:
- the LOC115695168 gene encoding uncharacterized protein LOC115695168, encoding MDLQGVRGDVCCRIFPATLSEAAQQWYFKLAPGKFNSWKAFYSQFHAQFSSSRQLLLHLGDMVEVKQRPGEPLRAYISRFMTEATKVSRVTEDGMLSAILGGIEVLGELWKDIRKKSPVDSMSNFVDHAEGFIKLEEAIQRAEGEQKRGKSKAPSTGTFGQFPHYPNNLSSNGKRSNNNNRQGNGKKGTFTGNTEQAP